A stretch of the Streptomyces venezuelae genome encodes the following:
- a CDS encoding RrF2 family transcriptional regulator — translation MSEGVEWALHSCINLAWSGPDRAVSAARLAAWHDLPAAYLNKQLQALARAGIVSSTPGPKGGFRLARPLDRISLMDVVAAVEGPDQAFRCAEIRQQGPGGGPAASFTADCAIAHAMSRAELAWRRELAAQTLDAIRQQAEIQAPQAPQRLRAWLEAAR, via the coding sequence CTGGCCTGGAGCGGGCCGGACCGGGCGGTGTCGGCGGCACGCCTGGCGGCCTGGCACGACCTGCCCGCGGCCTATCTGAACAAGCAGCTGCAGGCGCTGGCCCGGGCCGGCATCGTCAGCTCCACCCCCGGCCCGAAGGGCGGTTTCAGGCTTGCCCGCCCGCTGGACCGCATCTCGCTCATGGACGTGGTCGCCGCCGTGGAAGGGCCGGACCAGGCCTTCAGGTGTGCGGAGATCCGGCAGCAGGGCCCCGGCGGCGGCCCGGCCGCGTCCTTCACCGCCGACTGCGCCATCGCGCACGCCATGTCCCGGGCCGAACTGGCCTGGCGGCGCGAACTCGCCGCCCAGACCCTCGACGCGATCCGGCAACAGGCCGAGATCCAGGCCCCCCAGGCGCCGCAGCGGCTGCGTGCCTGGCTCGAAGCCGCCCGCTGA
- a CDS encoding RidA family protein — MTRSITNPAGLHNPTAFGYSHIVSAPGEQVFIAGQYGSDETGAVVSEDFAGQVEQTFANLRTALAAAGLGPSDVVRIGTYVVGHDQSRLEVLLEHLHATWGTELPAQTLIGVASLALPGMLFEMDAVAVRPAGHA, encoded by the coding sequence ATGACGCGCAGCATCACCAACCCGGCCGGCCTCCACAACCCCACCGCCTTCGGCTACAGCCACATCGTCTCCGCCCCCGGCGAGCAGGTCTTCATAGCCGGTCAGTACGGCTCCGACGAGACCGGCGCCGTGGTCTCCGAGGACTTCGCGGGCCAGGTCGAGCAGACCTTCGCGAACCTGCGCACCGCACTCGCCGCGGCCGGCCTCGGCCCCTCGGACGTGGTCCGCATCGGCACGTACGTGGTCGGCCACGACCAGAGCCGGCTGGAGGTTCTGCTGGAGCACCTGCACGCCACCTGGGGCACCGAACTGCCGGCCCAGACCCTGATCGGCGTCGCCTCCCTCGCCCTGCCCGGCATGCTCTTCGAAATGGACGCCGTGGCCGTACGGCCCGCCGGCCACGCCTGA
- a CDS encoding CbtA family protein: MNSPSVRALLVRGMLAGLAAGALALLVAYFLGEPKVDAAIAIEEAAAAAEGSGHDHGEEAPVSRTLQATAGLGTGVLLYGVALGGIAALVFCFALGRIGRFSPRTTAALTTLGLYVTVTLVPFFKYPANPPAVGDPETAGRRTALYLLMIALSVLLAAGAVILGRRLAPALGNWNASVAGAVFFIAAVTLSYALLPGIDEIPADFPATLIWQFRLSSLAIQTALWASFGLVFGALAERLLVPAGGSREAGKEAAQPTG, encoded by the coding sequence ATGAACTCCCCCTCTGTCCGCGCGCTGCTCGTGCGCGGCATGCTCGCCGGCCTCGCGGCCGGCGCGCTCGCCCTGCTGGTCGCCTACTTCCTCGGTGAGCCGAAGGTCGACGCGGCCATCGCCATCGAGGAGGCGGCGGCTGCGGCCGAAGGCTCCGGTCACGACCACGGCGAGGAGGCCCCGGTCAGCCGGACCCTCCAGGCCACCGCCGGCCTCGGCACCGGCGTCCTGCTCTACGGGGTCGCGCTCGGCGGCATCGCCGCGCTCGTCTTCTGCTTCGCCCTGGGACGCATCGGGCGCTTCTCGCCGCGTACCACCGCCGCCCTCACCACCCTGGGGCTGTACGTCACGGTGACCCTGGTCCCGTTCTTCAAGTACCCGGCCAATCCCCCGGCGGTCGGCGACCCGGAGACGGCGGGCCGGCGCACCGCCCTCTACCTGCTGATGATCGCGCTGAGCGTGCTGCTGGCCGCGGGCGCGGTGATCCTGGGCCGGCGGCTGGCTCCGGCGCTCGGCAACTGGAACGCGAGCGTGGCGGGCGCCGTCTTCTTCATCGCGGCGGTCACCCTCTCGTACGCCCTGCTCCCCGGCATCGACGAGATCCCCGCGGACTTCCCGGCCACCCTCATCTGGCAGTTCCGGCTCTCCTCGCTGGCCATCCAGACCGCGCTGTGGGCGAGTTTCGGCCTGGTCTTCGGAGCTCTTGCCGAACGTCTGCTTGTCCCGGCGGGCGGCTCCCGGGAAGCTGGCAAGGAGGCGGCACAGCCTACTGGTTGA
- a CDS encoding CbtB domain-containing protein: protein MGQSAMPSATGSVAPIAPISLKTLAPWAVFTGILMLVLLYFIGAEQGATAVFEGETIHEWLHDGRHLLGFPCH from the coding sequence ATGGGTCAGTCCGCCATGCCCTCGGCGACGGGCTCCGTCGCCCCCATCGCCCCCATCTCGCTGAAGACCCTGGCCCCCTGGGCGGTCTTCACCGGAATCCTGATGCTGGTCCTGCTCTACTTCATCGGCGCGGAGCAAGGCGCCACCGCGGTCTTCGAGGGCGAGACCATCCACGAATGGCTGCACGACGGCCGCCACCTGCTCGGCTTCCCCTGCCACTGA
- a CDS encoding histidine phosphatase family protein, giving the protein MNPPVVRVQLVTPALDEDMRKRRFGPEHGEWAGRTLDEVAAEDPEAVRRWLTDPSYAPPGGESVAALVARAGTWLDGLAPGTHRIEAGQAFVRAVVVHALALPAGTFWRLDAKPRTLTELSGRAGRWNLRLGGPCD; this is encoded by the coding sequence ATGAATCCCCCCGTCGTACGAGTTCAGCTGGTCACCCCAGCCCTTGACGAGGACATGCGGAAGCGCCGGTTCGGCCCGGAACACGGGGAGTGGGCGGGCCGGACACTCGACGAGGTGGCGGCCGAGGACCCGGAGGCCGTACGGCGCTGGCTGACCGACCCCTCGTACGCGCCGCCCGGCGGGGAGTCCGTCGCGGCACTCGTCGCCCGGGCAGGAACCTGGCTGGACGGCCTGGCCCCGGGCACCCACCGGATCGAGGCCGGCCAGGCGTTCGTCCGGGCGGTGGTGGTGCACGCGCTGGCGCTGCCGGCCGGGACCTTCTGGCGGCTCGACGCGAAACCCCGCACGCTCACCGAGCTCAGCGGGCGTGCGGGGCGGTGGAACCTGCGGCTGGGCGGGCCCTGCGATTAG
- the pucL gene encoding factor-independent urate hydroxylase — MSKHVLAQNQYGKAENRIVTVTRKGSDGSWHEIRDLNVSVALRGEFRDVHLTGDNTNCLPTDTTKNTVYAFGKEHGIASPEAFGILLAKHFVSSQTPIREAQIRIEEYAWERIPVPTRKEQHSFVRKGQEVRTAQITYSETTGLQVISGLKDLTVMNSTNSEFHGYIKDEYTTLKEAYDRILATKVTSRWAHSALAADDPEFDWDQSYRKVRKHMLEAFAETYSYSLQQTLHQMAERVLDHCPKVNEVRLNLPNKHHFLVDLEPFGLKNDNEVYFAADRMYGLIEGTVHRDGVTPVIATSDWIVA; from the coding sequence ATGAGCAAGCACGTCCTGGCCCAGAACCAGTACGGCAAGGCCGAGAACCGCATCGTCACGGTCACCCGCAAGGGCAGTGACGGCTCCTGGCACGAGATCCGCGACCTGAACGTCTCGGTCGCGCTCCGCGGTGAGTTCCGCGATGTCCACCTGACCGGCGACAACACCAACTGCCTGCCGACCGACACCACCAAGAACACGGTGTACGCCTTCGGCAAGGAGCACGGCATCGCCTCCCCGGAGGCCTTCGGCATCCTGCTCGCCAAGCACTTCGTCTCCTCGCAGACCCCGATCCGCGAGGCGCAGATCCGGATCGAGGAGTACGCCTGGGAGCGGATCCCGGTCCCGACCCGCAAGGAGCAGCACTCCTTCGTCCGCAAGGGCCAGGAGGTGCGCACCGCGCAGATCACCTACAGCGAGACCACCGGCCTCCAGGTCATCTCGGGGCTGAAGGACCTGACGGTCATGAACTCGACCAACTCCGAGTTCCACGGCTACATCAAGGACGAGTACACGACCCTGAAGGAGGCGTACGACCGGATCCTCGCGACCAAGGTCACCTCCCGCTGGGCGCACTCGGCGCTGGCCGCCGACGACCCGGAGTTCGACTGGGACCAGTCGTACCGGAAGGTCCGCAAGCACATGCTGGAGGCCTTCGCCGAGACCTACTCGTACTCGCTCCAGCAGACCCTGCACCAGATGGCCGAGCGGGTGCTGGACCACTGCCCGAAGGTGAACGAGGTCCGGCTGAACCTGCCCAACAAGCACCACTTCCTGGTGGACCTGGAGCCGTTCGGCCTCAAGAACGACAACGAGGTCTACTTCGCCGCGGACCGGATGTACGGCCTGATCGAGGGCACCGTCCACCGAGACGGGGTCACCCCGGTCATTGCGACCAGCGACTGGATCGTGGCCTGA
- a CDS encoding aspartate aminotransferase family protein produces the protein MNTDVETVRTADRKHVFHSWSAQELIDPLPVAGAEGSYFWDYEGTRYLDFSSSLVYTNIGYQHPKVVAAIQEQAAKLCTIAPGFAVDVRSEAARLIAERTPGDLDKIFFTNGGAEAVENAVRMARLHTGRPKVLSAYRSYHGATTGAINLTGDSRRFGNDSATAGVVHFWGPFAYRSPFHSSGEVEECERALRHLEDTIVFEGPQSIAALILEPVVGAAGVLVPPPGYLAGVRELCDRYGIVFILDEVMVGFGRTGTWFAADHWGVTPDLLCFAKGVNSGYVPLGGVAISAEIAGTFARRPYPGGLTYSGHPLACAAAVATLTTMAEEGIVEQSARTGAELLGPGLRALAERHPSVGEVRGLGTFWALELVRNRETREPLVPYAASGADNAPMAEFAAACKKGGLWPLTAGNRIHLAPACNIAAADVARGLEILDGALSVADAHMA, from the coding sequence ATGAACACAGACGTCGAGACCGTCAGAACGGCAGACCGGAAGCACGTCTTCCACTCCTGGTCCGCACAGGAGCTCATCGACCCGCTCCCCGTGGCCGGGGCCGAGGGCTCGTACTTCTGGGACTACGAGGGCACCCGATACCTGGACTTCAGCAGCTCCCTCGTCTACACCAACATCGGCTACCAGCACCCCAAGGTCGTCGCCGCGATCCAGGAGCAGGCCGCCAAGCTGTGCACCATCGCGCCCGGATTCGCGGTGGACGTACGCTCCGAGGCCGCACGCCTCATCGCCGAGCGCACCCCCGGCGACCTCGACAAGATCTTCTTCACCAACGGCGGCGCCGAGGCCGTCGAGAACGCCGTCCGGATGGCCCGGCTGCACACCGGCCGGCCCAAGGTTCTCAGCGCCTACCGCTCGTACCACGGCGCCACCACCGGGGCGATCAACCTGACCGGTGACTCCCGGCGCTTCGGCAACGACTCCGCCACCGCCGGGGTCGTCCACTTCTGGGGCCCGTTCGCCTACCGCTCCCCCTTCCACTCCTCCGGCGAGGTGGAGGAGTGCGAGCGCGCCCTGCGCCACCTGGAGGACACCATCGTCTTCGAGGGCCCGCAGTCCATCGCGGCGCTGATCCTGGAGCCGGTGGTCGGAGCCGCGGGCGTGCTGGTGCCCCCGCCGGGCTATCTGGCCGGGGTGCGCGAGCTCTGCGACCGGTACGGGATCGTCTTCATCCTCGACGAGGTCATGGTGGGCTTCGGCCGCACCGGCACCTGGTTCGCCGCCGACCACTGGGGTGTCACCCCCGATCTGCTCTGCTTCGCCAAGGGCGTGAACAGCGGCTATGTGCCGCTCGGCGGGGTGGCGATCTCCGCCGAGATCGCCGGCACCTTCGCCCGCCGCCCCTACCCGGGCGGACTGACCTACTCCGGCCACCCGCTCGCCTGCGCCGCCGCCGTGGCCACCCTCACCACCATGGCCGAGGAGGGCATCGTCGAGCAGTCCGCCCGTACCGGCGCCGAGCTGCTGGGCCCGGGCCTGCGGGCGCTGGCCGAGCGCCACCCGTCGGTGGGCGAGGTCCGGGGCCTGGGCACCTTCTGGGCGCTGGAACTCGTACGGAACCGGGAGACCCGGGAGCCGCTGGTGCCGTACGCCGCCTCCGGTGCCGACAACGCGCCCATGGCCGAGTTCGCCGCGGCCTGCAAGAAGGGCGGGCTGTGGCCGCTGACCGCCGGGAACCGCATCCACCTCGCCCCGGCCTGCAACATCGCGGCGGCGGACGTGGCCCGGGGCCTGGAGATCCTCGACGGAGCCCTGTCGGTCGCGGACGCCCACATGGCGTGA
- a CDS encoding PRC-barrel domain containing protein: MGTDVWAYAKSSGHVAGADLTGFRVDASDGHVGRIDKHSADVGRSYIVVDTGPWLLRRHVLVPAGQVRLVDLETETVHLSATKKQIKESPDFERGQQDDAAFIRLTEQHYINGHS, encoded by the coding sequence ATGGGTACGGATGTCTGGGCCTATGCGAAGAGCAGCGGCCATGTCGCGGGCGCGGACCTCACCGGGTTCCGGGTGGACGCGTCGGACGGACACGTGGGCCGGATCGACAAGCACTCCGCGGACGTGGGGCGCTCGTACATCGTGGTCGACACCGGGCCGTGGCTCCTGCGCCGGCACGTGCTGGTCCCTGCGGGGCAGGTGCGGCTGGTCGACCTGGAGACCGAGACGGTGCACCTTTCGGCGACGAAGAAGCAGATCAAGGAGAGCCCGGACTTCGAGCGCGGGCAGCAGGACGACGCGGCCTTCATCCGCCTCACCGAGCAGCACTACATCAACGGACACTCGTGA
- a CDS encoding STAS domain-containing protein, whose translation MELNAGTVLALSGELDHDTAAPLREVLEAVLGEAGPDGGRLLVDCARLRFCDSTGLNLLLRARQTAEDSGGVLELAGLQRPVARMFAITGADGVFTVHRDLAAAFAPGTDAGTGTGSGGAGTGTGSGGAP comes from the coding sequence ATGGAGCTGAACGCCGGTACGGTGCTGGCGCTGTCCGGGGAACTCGACCACGACACGGCCGCCCCGCTGCGGGAGGTCCTCGAGGCGGTTCTCGGCGAGGCCGGTCCGGACGGTGGGCGGCTGCTGGTGGACTGCGCCCGGCTCCGCTTCTGCGATTCCACCGGGCTGAACCTGCTTCTCCGGGCCCGGCAGACCGCCGAGGACTCGGGCGGCGTCCTGGAACTGGCCGGGCTTCAGCGGCCGGTGGCCCGGATGTTCGCGATCACCGGAGCGGACGGGGTCTTCACCGTCCACCGGGACCTGGCCGCCGCATTCGCGCCCGGCACCGATGCCGGCACGGGCACGGGTTCGGGCGGCGCGGGTACGGGCACGGGTTCGGGCGGCGCGCCATGA